A single genomic interval of Musa acuminata AAA Group cultivar baxijiao chromosome BXJ3-4, Cavendish_Baxijiao_AAA, whole genome shotgun sequence harbors:
- the LOC103981842 gene encoding BAG family molecular chaperone regulator 4, with protein MKSLKAVPSSSAVHFEAVTSCGTRSTNTLCLPFLLASSLFDTRMRKSRSNGMVGGRESQSCRMTEWELRPGGMVVQKRSNVAGMPTEPLIKIKVSHGSYQHQLSVPAHSTFGELKRVLAQDTALQPGEQRLLFRGKEKDDGERLHMAGIVEMSKLVLLEDPASKERKLERMNRHQAPETIAAVGAAVDKLAAKVSSSETCVHASMKAADEELADLTELLMVQLLKSDSVEAEGEARTRRRFEVRRILSHWTC; from the exons ATGAAATCTTTGAAGGCTGTCCCCTCTTCCTCCGCTGTGCACTTCGAAGCTGTCACAAGCTGTGGCACTCGCTCGACCAACACCCTGTGCCTTCCTTTCCTGCTCGCTTCGTCTCTGTTCGATACAAGGATGAGGAAATCGAGATCAAATGGCATGGTGGGTGGGAGGGAGAGCCAGAGCTGCCGGATGACAGAGTGGGAGCTCCGCCCCGGAGGGATGGTGGTACAGAAGCGGAGCAACGTGGCTGGCATGCCGACCGAGCCCCTCATCAAGATCAAGGTCTCCCATGGCTCCTACCAGCATCAGCTCTCCGTCCCTGCCCACTCCACCTTCG GGGAATTGAAAAGGGTTCTGGCACAAGACACCGCTCTGCAGCCTGGAGAGCAGAGGCTGTTGTTCAggggaaaggaaaaggacgacggTGAGCGCCTGCACATGGCTGGGATCGTGGAAATGTCCAAGCTGGTCCTGTTGGAGGACCCGGCAAGCAAGGAGAGGAAGCTCGAGCGTATGAATCGGCATCAGGCGCCTGAGACGATCGCCGCTGTCGGAGCTGCGGTGGACAAGCTCGCTGCAAAG GTATCGAGTTCGGAGACTTGCGTGCACGCAAGCATGAAGGCTGCGGACGAAGAGTTGGCGGATTTGACTGAGCTGCTTATGGTGCAACTGCTGAAATCAGACAGCGTCGAGGCAGAGGGGGAAGCGAGAACGCGGAGGAGATTCGAG GTTCGCCGTATTCTTTCTCATTGGACTTGCTGA